From a single Raphanus sativus cultivar WK10039 chromosome 3, ASM80110v3, whole genome shotgun sequence genomic region:
- the LOC130509477 gene encoding uncharacterized protein LOC130509477 isoform X2 gives MYQYERAMKYLKGKAKNLAKVEGSIIAGSLTEETSHFTSYYFASKVRTRKRAPRRYDDGGVAPTYAVAGVPDIFSQIGRLGGKSKEVWWSSEEDAHSAHTYILLNCEDPLIRYFESLFVSQVEEIFPGISTTDVDKRKDQHFIKWLKSQVDFDDDADYPKWLHEVIQSPHVKVQQIRAFHLSFTSRSS, from the exons atgtatcagtatgagcgagccatgaaatatttgaagggaaaagcaaagaaccttgcaaaggttgaaggttctataattgctggaagtttgacggaagaaacttctcacttcacatcgtactactttgcgtcaaaagtacgtactcggaaaagagctccaaggagatatgatgatggtggtgtcgcgccaacatacgcagttgctggtgttccagacatctttagccagattgggcgactgggtgggaaatcaaaagaggtttggtggtcgagtgaagaagacgctcatagtgcacacacctatattctactcaattgtgaggatccattgattcgttattttgaaag cctatttgtttcacaagtcgaagaaatattccctggtatatccacaactgacgtagacaaaaggaaagatcaacactttataaagtggttgaagagtcag gttgattttgacgacgatgcagattatcctaagtggttacatgaagtaattcaatctccacatgtaaag gtacaacaaattcgagcctttcatcttagcttcacaagcagatcaagttag
- the LOC108844143 gene encoding pyridoxine/pyridoxamine 5'-phosphate oxidase 1, chloroplastic translates to MRSVMRRVRTMTFSFLLLQSPLPISPKPLLSYEQHRYSLSSLLPLPTHRFRLLRTFSTKSTPNMQDSTSSVSYLSQREAAEIDETLMGPLGFSVDQLMELAGLSVATSVAEVYKASEYSRVLAICGPGNNGGDGLVAARHLHHFGYKPSICYPKPTPKSLYTGLVTQLESLSVPFVSVDDLPEDLSKDFDVIIDAIFGFSFHGAPRPPFDDIIQRLLSLQTLQKRPVVVSVDIPSGWHVEEGDHEGGGGIKPDMLVSLTAPKLCAKSFCGPHHFLGGRFVPPSVAEKYKLQLPSYPGTSMCVRIGKPPKVDISAMRVNYVSPELLEDQVESDPILQFRKWFDEAVAAGLRETNAMALSTTNKDRKPSSRMVLLKGFDENGFVWFTNYESKKGSDLSENPFAALLFYWEDMNRQVRIEGPVERISEEESENYYHSRPRGSQIGAIVSKQSSVVPGRHVLYEKYEELTKKYSDGSVIPKPKNWGGFRLKPNLFEFWQGQPSRLHDRLQYSLQEGNPVWIIRRLAP, encoded by the exons ATGAGGTCTGTAATGCGTAGAGTCAGAACAATGACATTCTCCTTCCTCCTTCTCCAATCACCACTCCCAATCTCTCCCAAACCACTTCTCTCCTACGAACAACACCGAtactctctctcctctcttcttcctttacCCACCCATCGATTTCGTCTACTACGAACTTTCTCCACCAAATCCACTCCAAACATGCAGGACTCAACATCATCAGTATCTTACCTTTCACAACGAGAAGCCGCCGAGATTGATGAGACCTTGATGGGTCCTCTTGGCTTCTCCGTTGATCAGCTCATG GAACTGGCTGGTCTTAGCGTCGCTACTTCAGTTGCTGAG GTTTATAAAGCAAGTGAATACAGTCGTGTTCTAGCAATCTGTGGTCCTGGAAACAACGGTGGTGATGGTCTAGTAGCAGCCAGGCATCTTCACCATTTTGGTTATAAACCCTCTATCTGTTACCCCAAACCTACACCCAAATCACTTTATACCGGTCTCGTCACTCAG TTGGAGTCACTATCAGTTCCTTTCGTCTCCGTTGATGATCTGCCTGAAGACTTGTCAAAGGACTTTGATGTTATTATTGATGCAATCTTCGGGTTTTCATTTCACG GTGCTCCAAGGCCTCCTTTTGATGACATCATCCAGAGATTGCTGTCCTTGCAGACCCTCCAGAAACGCCCAGTCGTTGTCTCTGTAGACATTCCCTCTGGTTGGCACGTTGAAGAAGGAGACCATGAAGGTGGAGGAGGCATTAAGCCTGATATGTTG GTATCTTTGACTGCTCCAAAGTTATGTGCAAAGAGCTTCTGTGGCCCTCATCACTTTTTAGGTGGGAGATTTGTACCACCTTCTGTTGCAGAAAAATACAAGCTCCAGCTTCCTAGTTACCCTGGGACATCCATGTGTGTTAGAATTGGTAAACCTCCAAAAGTTGACATATCTGCTATGAGAGTTAACTATGTCTCTCCTGAATTGCTTGAGGACCAGGTTGAGAGTGATCCTATTTTACAG ttccGTAAATGGTTTGATGAAGCAGTTGCTGCTGGATTGAGAGAAACAAATGCTATGGCTTTGTCTACGACAAACAAGGACAGGAAACC ATCTTCAAGAATGGTTTTACTAAAAGGATTTGATGAGAATGGATTTGTCTG GTTCACAAACTACGAAAGCAAAAAGGGTTCTGATCTATCAGAAAACCCTTTTGCAGCACTTCTTTTTTACTGGGAAGACATGAATAGGCAG GTAAGAATTGAAGGACCAGTAGAGAGAATATCTGAGGAAGAATCTGAGAATTACTATCATAGTCGTCCTAGAGGAAGTCAGATTGGAGCTATTGTTAGCAAGCAG AGTTCTGTAGTACCTGGCAGGCATGTTCTATACGAAAAGTATGAAgaactaacaaaaaaatattcagatGG AAGTGTGATACCAAAGCCTAAAAACTGGGGAGGATTCAGACTTAAACCAAACCTTTTCGAGTTTTGGCAGGGACAGCCATCTCGTTTGCATGACAG GCTGCAGTATTCTCTACAAGAAGGGAATCCTGTGTGGATAATTCGTAGATTGGCCCCATGA
- the LOC108847945 gene encoding serine/threonine-protein kinase STY13: MKEGNDGFVRADQIDLKSLDEQLERHLSRALTLEKNKKRDEEESAAAVAIGASASSSPAPALNGGFVGQRKQRLEWEIDPSKLIIKTVLARGTFGTVHRGIYDGQDVAVKLLDWGEEGHRSEAEIVSLRADFAQEVAVWHKLDHPNVTKFIGATMGASGLQLQTESGPLAMPNNICCVVVEYLQGGALKSFLIKNRRRKLAFKVVVQLALDLARGLSYLHSQKIVHRDVKTENMLLDKTRTVKIADFGVARVEASNPNDMTGETGTLGYMAPEVLNGNPYNRKCDVYSFGICLWEIYCCDMPYPDLTFSEVTSAVVRQNLRPDIPRCCPSSLAAVMKRCWDANPDKRPEMDEVVPMLENIDTTKGGGMIPVDQQQGCLCFRRKRGP, from the exons ATGAAGGAAGGAAACGACGGGTTTGTCCGAGCAGATCAGATTGATCTAAAGAGCTTAGATGAGCAACTAGAGAGACATTTAAGCAGAGCTTTGACTTtggagaagaacaagaagagagatgaagaagaatccGCCGCCGCCGTCGCCATCGGagcctccgcctcctcctctcCCGCCCCTGCTCTCAACGGCGGTTTCGTTGGGCAGAGGAAACAGAGGCTTGAGTGGGAGATCGATCCTTCTAAGCTTATCATCAAGACTGTACTTGCACGTGGCACGTTCGGTACCGTTCATCGTGGTATCTACGACGGTCAAGATGTCGCGG TGAAGCTGCTTGATTGGGGTGAGGAAGGGCATAGATCAGAAGCTGAGATTGTGTCTTTGAGGGCAGATTTTGCTCAGGAGGTTGCTGTTTGGCATAAACTGGACCATCCAAATGTTACCAAG TTCATTGGAGCTACAATGGGTGCATCAGGGTTACAACTACAAACAGAGAGTGGTCCACTAGCAATGCCAAACAATATATGTTGTGTGGTTGTTGAGTATCTTCAAGGTGGTGCTTTGAAATCCTTCTTGATcaagaacagaagaagaaagttaGCATTTAAAGTTGTTGTTCAGCTCGCTCTTGACCTCGCTAGGGG GTTGAGTTATCTTCATTCACAGAAGATTGTTCACCGTGACGTAAAGACAGAGAACATGTTGTTAGACAAAACCCGGACTGTCAAAATCGCTGATTTCGGAGTTGCTAGAGTTGAAGCATCTAACCCTAATGACATGACAGGAGAGACTGGCACACTTGGCTACATGGCTCCTGAG GTTCTCAATGGAAACCCTTATAATCGAAAATGCGATGTGTATAGTTTTGGTATCTGCTTATGGGAGATATATTGCTGTGACATGCCATACCCTGATCTCACTTTCTCTGAAGTCACTTCAGCTGTCGTCCGACAG AACCTGAGACCAGATATTCCGAGGTGTTGCCCGAGCTCGCTGGCTGCTGTGATGAAGCGATGCTGGGATGCAAATCCAGATAAGAGACCGGAGATGGACGAAGTTGTGCCAATGCTGGAGAATATTGATACGACTAAAGGAGGAGGGATGATCCCTGTTGACCAGCAACAGGGTTGCCTCTGCTTCCGAAGGAAACGTGGTCCTTAA
- the LOC130509477 gene encoding uncharacterized protein LOC130509477 isoform X1 produces the protein MYQYERAMKYLKGKAKNLAKVEGSIIAGSLTEETSHFTSYYFASKVRTRKRAPRRYDDGGVAPTYAVAGVPDIFSQIGRLGGKSKEVWWSSEEDAHSAHTYILLNCEDPLIRYFERYNKFEPFILASQADQVSYLPYPRMRESGINWLSVIKVTPRGRIISGEEPPLQEEQINEVEEPEQQIDDILFIDPHNHEYEDLTDDGTDEAVEDEFNENDDVSSDDENVSD, from the exons atgtatcagtatgagcgagccatgaaatatttgaagggaaaagcaaagaaccttgcaaaggttgaaggttctataattgctggaagtttgacggaagaaacttctcacttcacatcgtactactttgcgtcaaaagtacgtactcggaaaagagctccaaggagatatgatgatggtggtgtcgcgccaacatacgcagttgctggtgttccagacatctttagccagattgggcgactgggtgggaaatcaaaagaggtttggtggtcgagtgaagaagacgctcatagtgcacacacctatattctactcaattgtgaggatccattgattcgttattttgaaag gtacaacaaattcgagcctttcatcttagcttcacaagcagatcaagttagctaccttccataccctcggatgagagaatcgggaataaattggttatccgtgatcaaagttacacctcgaggacgaatcattagtggagaagaaccaccattgcaagaagaacagataaatgaagtcgaggaacctgaacaacaaattgatgacattcttttcattgatccgcataatcatgagtacgaagatcttaccgacgatggcacagacgaagctgttgaagacgagtttaatgaaaatgatgatgtttctagtgatgacgaaaatgtatccgattga
- the LOC108847750 gene encoding transport inhibitor response 1-like protein, with the protein MSEDEEDQSPPPSDLRSQQQQQRPPCSPNKSRNCISSSSQTFPDHVLENVLENVLQFLESRTDRNAASLVCKLWWKVEGLTRSEVFIGNCYALSPTRLTQRFKRVRSLLLKGKPRFADFNLMPPDWGANFAPWVSTMAKAYPWLEKVDLKRIFVSDDDLALLAHSFPGFKELILVCCEGFGTSGIAVVANKCRKLKVLDLIESEVTDDEVDWISCFPEDVTCLESLAFDCVEAPINFKALEALVIRSPFLRKLRLNRFVSLEEVHRLLLGAPQLTSLGTGSFKHDNQSEQEQEPDYAAAFRACKSVVCLSGFRELMPEYLPAILPVCANLTSLNFSYANISPDMFKPIIHTCHKLQVFWALDSICDEGLQAVAATCKELRELRIFPFDPREDSEGPVSELGLQAISEGCRKLESVLYFCQRMTNAALIAMSHNCPELTVFRLCIMGRHRPDHVTGKAMDEGFGAIVKNCKKLTRLAVSGLLTDQAFRYMGEYGKLIRTLSVAFAGDSDMALRHVLEGCPRLQKLEIRDSPFGDVALRSGMHRYYNMRFVWMSACSLSMGCCKDVARAMPNLVVEVIGSDDDDENREFVETLYMYRSLDGPRKDAPQFVTIL; encoded by the exons ATgagtgaggatgaagaagaccAATCTCCACCACCGTCGGATCTACGGtcgcaacaacaacaacaacgaccaCCTTGCTCGCCCAACAAATCTCGGAACtgcatctcctcctcctctcagaCTTTCCCAGACCACGTCCTGGAGAACGTGCTGGAGAACGTGCTACAGTTCCTGGAATCAAGAACCGACCGAAACGCAGCGTCTCTGGTCTGCAAATTGTGGTGGAAAGTGGAGGGTCTGACTCGATCGGAGGTTTTCATAGGCAACTGTTACGCGCTTTCTCCGACCAGGTTAACTCAGAGATTCAAGCGTGTTAGGTCTCTGCTCCTCAAAGGGAAACCTAGGTTCGCTGATTTCAATCTCATGCCTCCTGATTGGGGTGCTAACTTCGCTCCTTGGGTCTCCACCATGGCTAAAGCTTACCCTTGGCTCGAGAAGGTCGATTTGAAGCGGATCTTTGTTTCTGATGACGATCTTGCCCTTCTTGCTCACTCCTTCCCTGGTTTCAAAGAGCTCATCTTGGTTTGCTGCGAAGGGTTTGGAACCAGTGGTATCGCTGTCGTTGCCAACAAGTGCAG AAAGCTTAAAGTGCTTGATCTGATCGAGTCAGAGGTCACAGACGATGAAGTGGATTGGATTTCTTGTTTCCCAGAGGATGTCACTTGTTTGGAATCTTTAGCATTTGACTGTGTGGAAGCTCCTATCAATTTCAAGGCCCTTGAAGCTCTTGTTATTAGGTCACCTTTCTTGAGGAAACTTAGGCTCAACAGGTTTGTGTCTCTAGAGGAAGTCCACCGCCTGCTACTCGGAGCTCCCCAGCTCACCAGTCTTGGCACTGGCTCCTTTAAACATGATAATCAGTCCGAGCAAGAGCAAGAACCCGATTACGCCGCTGCTTTCCGTGCTTGTAAATCTGTAGTTTGCCTTTCGGGTTTCAGGGAGTTAATGCCTGAGTACCTTCCTGCTATCTTACCCGTCTGCGCAAATCTTACCTCTCTCAATTTCAGTTATGCTAACATTTCTCCTGACATGTTTAAGCCCATCATCCACACTTGCCACAAACTCCAGGTTTTCTGG GCTCTGGATTCGATATGTGATGAAGGACTGCAGGCAGTTGCTGCGACTTGCAAGGAACTCCGTGAGCTCCGGATCTTCCCTTTTGATCCCCGAGAAGACAGTGAAGGTCCTGTCTCTGAACTAGGCCTCCAAGCAATCTCCGAGGGTTGTAGAAAACTTGAATCTGTTCTCTACTTCTGCCAGCGCATGACTAATGCTGCCCTGATAGCCATGTCACATAACTGTCCTGAGCTTACGGTGTTTAGGCTCTGCATAATGGGTCGACATAGGCCTGACCATGTGACAGGAAAGGCTATGGACGAGGGTTTTGGTGCCATTGTTAAAAACTGCAAGAAACTAACTCGGCTCGCCGTGTCCGGGTTGCTTACGGATCAAGCTTTTAGGTATATGGGTGAGTATGGGAAACTGATCCGTACTCTGTCAGTAGCTTTTGCAGGGGACAGTGACATGGCTCTGAGACATGTCCTCGAAGGTTGCCCTAGACTACAGAAACTCGAGATAAGAGACAGTCCGTTTGGGGATGTTGCGTTACGCTCTGGTATGCATCGGTATTACAACATGAGGTTTGTTTGGATGTCGGCATGCAGCTTGTCTATGGGATGCTGCAAGGATGTTGCACGTGCAATGCCAAATCTAGTTGTGGAAGTAATTGGTtcggatgatgatgatgagaataGGGAGTTTGTTGAGACTTTATACATGTATCGGTCTCTTGATGGTCCAAGGAAAGATGCACCACAGTTTGTCACAATTTTATAG
- the LOC108845059 gene encoding uncharacterized protein LOC108845059, which translates to MDYLLWRKNNIDGPDQDKYPYPWIIWYIWKARNDKLFRGIDRDPLELVRYAKSECQAWFDANKVIPVVQGPEIEDQAISLDNICLLDGSWTSQSQFSGCGWVWMDSGGKIELMGTRNIPRRESALHSEVKALRWAMENMLQHSTCQRFGTDYKELIAMIKDPAAWPSFATELERIETLLICFSDFDISYVPRTHNQFSDFFSKNS; encoded by the coding sequence ATGGATTATCTATTATGGCGGAAGAACAACATAGATGGACCAGACCAAGACAAGTATCCTTATCCCTGGATAATCTGGTACATATGGAAGGCTCGAAACGACAAACTCTTCAGGGGAATAGATAGAGATCCACTGGAACTAGTGAGATATGCGAAAAGTGAATGTCAAGCATGGTTTGATGCAAACAAGGTGATACCAGTGGTGCAAGGGCCTGAGATTGAAGACCAAGCCATAAGCTTGGATAATATATGTTTGTTAGATGGATCATGGACGTCTCAAAGCCAATTCAGTGGATGTGGATGGGTCTGGATGGACAGTGGCGGGAAGATTGAACTAATGGGAACACGAAATATTCCAAGACGAGAATCAGCTCTTCATTCTGAAGTAAAAGCACTGCGAtgggcgatggagaatatgcttcaaCACTCAACATGCCAGCGTTTCGGAACAGATTACAAGGAGCTCATTGCTATGATTAAGGACCCCGCTGCTTGGCCAAGCTTTGCGACGGAGCTGGAGAGGATAGAGACGCTTCTAATATGCTTCTCAGACTTTGATATCTCATACGTGCCAAGAACACACAATCAGTTCTCtgatttttttagcaaaaacaGCTAG